The following DNA comes from Bacteroides sp..
AAATCAAGAGGCAGGTGGCGATGACCAAACACAAAGTAATCGAATTGTTTGTTTTTCAGCATATCCTTACAAAATCTTATTAAGCGCTCCTTTTCCTCGCCTAAAAATACTTCATCGGCAGTCTGGTTGGCAATCCTGCTTTTGCGGGAGAAATGCAGGGCTATGCCTGTCCCCAAGCCCGGATGGAGTAAGGAAAACAGTTTTTGGTTTATCCTGGAAGAGAATACCCTTTTCAGGAATTTATATCCATGGTCGCCGGGCCCCAGTCCATCTCCATGGCCAATAAAGAATTGCTTCCCGTTGTATGCCCGTTCCACCGGATGGCGAAAAACCTTCAGGCCCAATTCCTTTTCAAAATAGTCAAAAGCCCAGAGGTCATGGTTCCCGGTAAAATAATAGATGGGTAA
Coding sequences within:
- a CDS encoding UDP-2,3-diacylglucosamine diphosphatase yields the protein MKIQPGKKIYFVSDAHLGVPTHARSLEREKLLVQWLDQVSNDAAEIYLLGDIFDFWFEYKTVVPKGFVRLLGKLATLADQGLPIYYFTGNHDLWAFDYFEKELGLKVFRHPVERAYNGKQFFIGHGDGLGPGDHGYKFLKRVFSSRINQKLFSLLHPGLGTGIALHFSRKSRIANQTADEVFLGEEKERLIRFCKDMLKNKQFDYFVFGHRHLPLDFPVNGQTRYINIGDWVTQFTYAVFDGNHLKLERFLDRDFSPEK